DNA sequence from the Nicotiana tomentosiformis chromosome 3, ASM39032v3, whole genome shotgun sequence genome:
TACATCTTAACCAAGGCTCATCAAGATAAGACCGATCTGATCGAGCatgtaatgaaaatcttaaaaactcatgggctcgattcaggACCGGAGGCTAATATTTTGATCTCACAACTGCAACAGAAGATCGAGATGATCGGGCAACTTCGTGAGAAGGTTGATATAATAAAGGCGGAGACCTtcgggtggaaagaaggtatggatcgcCTTGTTGCAGAGAAAGAGGTTgttcgagcccaattatcatcggccgaaagtcaacttcaaggcatgaaggagagaAGCTCGGttcaagaaagaaaaatagaTGAGCTTGAAGCTCGGTCGACTTCCGAACTTGCCAAGTCTAAATCTGAAGCTGAAAAAGCAAAGGTCGAGGTGGATGCATCCGTGGCTGCCTATCGGGCCGATGCCGAAGTCGCTCAAGTACAAGCAAGAAAGGCAACtaagaccgctcaaactcgagcatactgggttgctgaactcgccaaatgccaatctcggagggagaccctcgagaaaatccatgctcgaggttttgatctcaccgaagagataaaaaaggttAAAGAACTTGAAGCTGAAGCTGGAGCCCTGgattccgatgatgatgataagAGCAAGAAC
Encoded proteins:
- the LOC138907999 gene encoding uncharacterized protein, whose product is MIGQLREKVDIIKAETFGWKEGMDRLVAEKEVVRAQLSSAESQLQGMKERSSVQERKIDELEARSTSELAKSKSEAEKAKVEVDASVAAYRADAEVAQVQARKATKTAQTRAYWVAELAKCQSRRETLEKIHARGFDLTEEIKKVKELEAEAGALDSDDDDKSKNGSESEEELDGEEVAPGYS